The proteins below come from a single Miscanthus floridulus cultivar M001 chromosome 1, ASM1932011v1, whole genome shotgun sequence genomic window:
- the LOC136500099 gene encoding transcription factor MYB2-like yields the protein MDMAHEKDASSEEEVMAGELRRGPWTVEEDLLLVNYVAAHGEGRWNSLARSAGLKRTGKSCRLRWLNYLRPDLRRGSITPQEQLLILELHSRWGNRWSKIAQHLPGRTDNEIKNYWRTRVQKHAKLLKCDVNSQQFKDVMRYLWMPRLVERIQAAAANASGAPQQQQHGAAADTPLSSSWQHGGADDGLYASPDELPTDACSWPPADYYPAAVGDHRLLNNPAVGPELSSTTAGSSSPSSDSGAGAQPCWLAPVGGAEWFTTACDASSAAAVLAGQQQQQSSCLLGETTTWASSELPELGVADFEIGSFDVESIWSMDDNLWFTQAQGV from the exons ATGGACATGGCGCACGAGAAAGACGCGAGCAGCGAGGAGGAGGTGATGGCCGGCGAGCTGCGGCGCGGGCCGTGGACGGTGGAGGAGGACCTCCTGCTGGTCAACTACGTCGCCGCGCACGGCGAGGGCCGCTGGAACTCGCTCGCCCGATCAGCAG GGCTGAAGCGCACTGGCAAGAGCTGCCGGCTCCGGTGGCTCAACTACCTCCGCCCCGACCTCCGGCGCGGCAGCATCACACCGCAGGAGCAGCTGCTCATCCTGGAGCTGCACTCGCGCTGGGGCAACCGCTGGTCCAAGATCGCGCAGCACCTCCCGGGGCGCACCGACAACGAGATCAAGAACTACTGGCGCACGCGCGTGCAGAAGCACGCCAAGCTGCTCAAGTGCGACGTCAACAGCCAGCAGTTCAAGGACGTCATGCGCTACCTCTGGATGCCCCGCCTCGTCGAGCGCATccaggccgccgccgccaacgCCTCCGGGgctccgcagcagcagcagcatggcgCCGCCGCGGACACGCCGCTCTCGTCGTCGTGGCAGCACGGCGGCGCCGACGACGGGCTCTACGCGTCGCCGGATGAGCTGCCCACGGACGCCTGCAGCTGGCCTCCCGCAGACTACTACCCAGCCGCCGTCGGTGATCACCGACTACTGAACAACCCCGCCGTCGGCCCGGAGCTGTCGAGCACCACGGCCGGGTCGTCCTCCCCGTCCTCGGATTCCGGCGCGGGGGCACAGCCCTGCTGGCTTGCGCCGGTCGGTGGCGCGGAGTGGTTCACCACCGCCTGCGACgcctccagcgccgccgccgtcctggccgggcagcagcagcagcaatcgTCGTGCCTGCTCGGGGAGACGACGACGTGGGCGTCGTCCGAGCTCCCCGAGCTGGGCGTCGCGGACTTCGAGATTGGCAGCTTCGACGTGGAGAGCATCTGGAGCATGGACGACAACTTGTGGTTCACGCAGGCGCAGGGCGTGTGA